In Gossypium hirsutum isolate 1008001.06 chromosome D06, Gossypium_hirsutum_v2.1, whole genome shotgun sequence, one genomic interval encodes:
- the LOC121203075 gene encoding DNA repair RAD52-like protein 2, chloroplastic isoform X2: MALQLRCGGAFLSQLSDSNNKNGWLVIGGVGWGREPFLGRLRCSSNNNNSNCDAKKGVPDSNYVVPLEKSFSPSNSSCITRPLIEILRDLNKRIPHNIIKSPPNSSTFLPWYHANRMLSFYAPGWCGEVRDVIFANNGTITVVYRLTIRGSDGEVHRESTGTVSSSKINMVDPVSAAEEIAFCRACARFGLGLYLYHEE; the protein is encoded by the exons ATGGCGTTACAATTGCGATGCGGCGGCGCCTTTCTCTCACAATTGTCAGATAGCAATAATAAAAATGGGTGGTTGGTAATTGGGGGTGTGGGCTGGGGGAGAGAGCCATTCCTTGGTCGTCTCCGTTGCAGCAGCAATAATAATAACAGCAACTGCGATGCGAAAAAGGGTGTCCCTGATTCAAACTACGTAGTGCCCCTGGAGAAATCTTTTTCGCCTTCCAACTCCTCCTGCATCACTCGCCCTCTTATTGAAATCCTGCGCGACCTCAATAAGCGTATCCCGCATAACATCATCAAGTCTCCGCCTAATTCTTCCACTTTCCTCCCCTG GTACCATGCCAATCGCATGTTGAGCTTCTACGCCCCTG GGTGGTGTGGAGAAGTACGTGATGTTATATTCGCCAACAATGGAACCATTACTGTTGTGTATCGACTCACCATTCGAGGTTCTGACGGAGAG GTACATCGTGAATCAACTGGCACGGTATCATCCAGCAAAATTAACATGGTAGATCCTGTTAGTGCAGCAGAGGAAATAGCTTTCTGCAGGGCATGTGCTCGTTTTGGTCTTGGCTTGTATCTGTATCATGAAGAATAG
- the LOC121203075 gene encoding DNA repair RAD52-like protein 2, chloroplastic isoform X4 gives MALQLRCGGAFLSQLSDSNNKNGWLVIGGVGWGREPFLGRLRCSSNNNNSNCDAKKGVPDSNYVVPLEKSFSPSNSSCITRPLIEILRDLNKRIPHNIIKSPPNSSTFLPWYHANRMLSFYAPGWCGEVRDVIFANNGTITVVYRLTIRGSDGEIYTHTEVQ, from the exons ATGGCGTTACAATTGCGATGCGGCGGCGCCTTTCTCTCACAATTGTCAGATAGCAATAATAAAAATGGGTGGTTGGTAATTGGGGGTGTGGGCTGGGGGAGAGAGCCATTCCTTGGTCGTCTCCGTTGCAGCAGCAATAATAATAACAGCAACTGCGATGCGAAAAAGGGTGTCCCTGATTCAAACTACGTAGTGCCCCTGGAGAAATCTTTTTCGCCTTCCAACTCCTCCTGCATCACTCGCCCTCTTATTGAAATCCTGCGCGACCTCAATAAGCGTATCCCGCATAACATCATCAAGTCTCCGCCTAATTCTTCCACTTTCCTCCCCTG GTACCATGCCAATCGCATGTTGAGCTTCTACGCCCCTG GGTGGTGTGGAGAAGTACGTGATGTTATATTCGCCAACAATGGAACCATTACTGTTGTGTATCGACTCACCATTCGAGGTTCTGACGGAGAG ATATACACTCACACCGAGGTTCAATAA
- the LOC121203075 gene encoding DNA repair RAD52-like protein 2, chloroplastic isoform X3 — MALQLRCGGAFLSQLSDSNNKNGWLVIGGVGWGREPFLGRLRCSSNNNNSNCDAKKGVPDSNYVVPLEKSFSPSNSSCITRPLIEILRDLNKRIPHNIIKSPPNSSTFLPWYHANRMLSFYAPGWCGEVRDVIFANNGTITVVYRLTIRGSDGEVHLTILLKSL, encoded by the exons ATGGCGTTACAATTGCGATGCGGCGGCGCCTTTCTCTCACAATTGTCAGATAGCAATAATAAAAATGGGTGGTTGGTAATTGGGGGTGTGGGCTGGGGGAGAGAGCCATTCCTTGGTCGTCTCCGTTGCAGCAGCAATAATAATAACAGCAACTGCGATGCGAAAAAGGGTGTCCCTGATTCAAACTACGTAGTGCCCCTGGAGAAATCTTTTTCGCCTTCCAACTCCTCCTGCATCACTCGCCCTCTTATTGAAATCCTGCGCGACCTCAATAAGCGTATCCCGCATAACATCATCAAGTCTCCGCCTAATTCTTCCACTTTCCTCCCCTG GTACCATGCCAATCGCATGTTGAGCTTCTACGCCCCTG GGTGGTGTGGAGAAGTACGTGATGTTATATTCGCCAACAATGGAACCATTACTGTTGTGTATCGACTCACCATTCGAGGTTCTGACGGAGAG GTACATCTGACTATTTTGCTTAAAAGCCTCTAG
- the LOC121203075 gene encoding DNA repair RAD52-like protein 2, chloroplastic isoform X1: protein MALQLRCGGAFLSQLSDSNNKNGWLVIGGVGWGREPFLGRLRCSSNNNNSNCDAKKGVPDSNYVVPLEKSFSPSNSSCITRPLIEILRDLNKRIPHNIIKSPPNSSTFLPWYHANRMLSFYAPGWCGEVRDVIFANNGTITVVYRLTIRGSDGENSVPLWNLGLVTYSFLSEASIDTKDSLVRYGAMELVAGSCRVISILECSKTDT from the exons ATGGCGTTACAATTGCGATGCGGCGGCGCCTTTCTCTCACAATTGTCAGATAGCAATAATAAAAATGGGTGGTTGGTAATTGGGGGTGTGGGCTGGGGGAGAGAGCCATTCCTTGGTCGTCTCCGTTGCAGCAGCAATAATAATAACAGCAACTGCGATGCGAAAAAGGGTGTCCCTGATTCAAACTACGTAGTGCCCCTGGAGAAATCTTTTTCGCCTTCCAACTCCTCCTGCATCACTCGCCCTCTTATTGAAATCCTGCGCGACCTCAATAAGCGTATCCCGCATAACATCATCAAGTCTCCGCCTAATTCTTCCACTTTCCTCCCCTG GTACCATGCCAATCGCATGTTGAGCTTCTACGCCCCTG GGTGGTGTGGAGAAGTACGTGATGTTATATTCGCCAACAATGGAACCATTACTGTTGTGTATCGACTCACCATTCGAGGTTCTGACGGAGAG AACTCTGTGCCGCTGTGGAACTTAGGGTTAGTTACATATTCTTTTTTGTCTGAAGCTAGTATTGATACGAAAGATTCACTGGTCAGATATGGGGCCATGGAACTTGTTGCGGGTTCTTGTAGGGTCATTTCTATACTGGAGTGCAGCAAGACTGATACATGA